One window from the genome of Clostridia bacterium encodes:
- a CDS encoding GNAT family protein — MYTGQKVRLREYRKEDTERALHYINDPEIKRLLTPGIPYLNTLEDERKWVEGLSAKADNYSFAIETLEDGKYIGGCGLNSIDWKNSVAVVGIFIGDKNYWGKGYGTDAMEVLLKFIFEQMNIHKVKLNVFSYNERAIKSYEKCGFKVEGVLRQEIFRDGRYYDEIIMGLLKEEY; from the coding sequence ATGTATACGGGACAAAAGGTAAGGCTGAGAGAATACAGAAAAGAGGATACAGAAAGAGCACTTCACTATATAAACGATCCAGAGATCAAAAGGCTTTTGACCCCCGGAATTCCATATCTTAATACCCTAGAGGATGAGAGAAAGTGGGTTGAAGGCTTATCTGCCAAGGCAGATAACTACAGCTTTGCCATAGAGACTCTTGAAGACGGGAAATACATAGGAGGCTGTGGGCTAAACAGCATAGATTGGAAAAACAGTGTGGCGGTAGTGGGAATATTTATAGGGGATAAGAACTATTGGGGCAAGGGTTATGGAACCGATGCCATGGAAGTTCTTTTGAAATTCATATTTGAGCAGATGAATATTCATAAAGTAAAGTTAAATGTATTCTCTTATAATGAGAGAGCAATAAAAAGCTATGAAAAATGCGGTTTCAAGGTTGAGGGAGTATTGCGGCAGGAGATATTCAGGGATGGCCGCTATTACGATGAAATAATAATGGGACTTCTGAAGGAAGAATATTAA
- a CDS encoding GNAT family protein encodes MDWNDFPILNTNRLVLREIALGDTNAIYEIYSDPKVAEYDSFAPVRTIGEARNIIHNYRRDFKEKKQIRWGIVRKADNSMIGTCEFMNFDHTSRRCEIGCGLVSREWKKGFMAEALEPLIDYGFDVLGLNRIEAYIISGNSASVRLFRKLGFSYEGMVREREYFKGRFHNEIIMSMLRSDYNLIQK; translated from the coding sequence ATGGATTGGAATGATTTTCCCATATTAAATACCAATAGGCTTGTACTGAGAGAAATAGCATTAGGCGATACCAATGCCATCTATGAAATATACAGCGATCCTAAAGTTGCGGAATATGATTCTTTTGCACCTGTAAGAACAATAGGTGAAGCCAGGAATATAATACACAATTACAGGAGGGACTTCAAGGAGAAGAAGCAGATACGCTGGGGTATTGTCAGGAAGGCAGATAACAGTATGATCGGGACATGTGAATTCATGAATTTCGATCATACATCAAGGCGGTGTGAAATAGGCTGTGGACTAGTGAGTAGAGAATGGAAAAAAGGGTTTATGGCAGAAGCACTGGAACCACTCATTGATTATGGCTTTGATGTGCTTGGTTTAAATAGGATTGAGGCATATATAATTTCTGGAAATAGTGCATCAGTGCGATTATTTAGAAAATTGGGTTTTTCTTATGAGGGCATGGTAAGAGAAAGAGAATATTTCAAGGGCAGGTTTCATAATGAAATAATAATGTCCATGCTGCGCAGTGATTACAATCTGATTCAAAAGTAG
- a CDS encoding cupin domain-containing protein, translating to MNLIKLYEMAEKEMVPGYHAKFVHSENVTLAYWSIEEGNALPKHAHPHEQVVNLLEGSFEITVDEEVLILKPGSVVVIPSNVMHSGKALTSCRIIDVFYPIRTDYIQK from the coding sequence ATGAATCTAATTAAACTATATGAAATGGCTGAAAAGGAAATGGTACCCGGCTATCATGCGAAGTTTGTGCACTCAGAGAATGTGACCTTGGCTTATTGGAGTATAGAGGAAGGAAATGCATTGCCAAAACATGCCCATCCTCATGAGCAAGTGGTTAATCTTCTTGAAGGAAGCTTTGAGATCACTGTGGATGAAGAAGTATTAATCCTTAAACCAGGATCCGTCGTTGTGATACCATCCAATGTAATGCACTCAGGAAAGGCTTTGACTTCATGCAGAATAATTGACGTATTCTATCCTATAAGAACTGATTACATTCAGAAATAG
- a CDS encoding GNAT family N-acetyltransferase, which translates to MFRQLNEWDRDTIFEYLYRNEEEADFIIGNALQFGIMNRSNILRCGDYFGYFEGNTLKGIIAFYNLGSCIPHYESIRAVPYFSHLMIMRRFGMLLGADRLVRPLFESVRSYKSLREYEECSYYVNSDLNPFKLEGAEFIDVSGDSDINILSFVRKAYLQGFGAERTIEDTKLLLSQKGEQEEFIILSIDNKLVAQACIQTFTDSTSQVGAVYTLEEERGKGYAKAVVSELCARIIHKEKLPTLIVNKYNTPALNAYKTLGFSQRGDYLIIRLNS; encoded by the coding sequence TTGTTCAGGCAATTGAATGAATGGGACAGGGATACTATTTTTGAATATTTGTATAGAAATGAGGAAGAGGCAGACTTTATTATTGGAAATGCCCTGCAGTTCGGCATAATGAACCGGAGTAATATCCTTCGCTGCGGCGATTATTTCGGATATTTTGAAGGAAATACCTTAAAGGGTATAATCGCATTCTACAATTTGGGAAGCTGTATTCCACATTATGAGTCCATAAGGGCTGTCCCTTACTTTTCTCATTTAATGATAATGAGAAGATTTGGTATGCTATTGGGGGCGGATCGGCTTGTCAGGCCGCTTTTTGAGTCCGTAAGGAGTTACAAGTCTTTGAGAGAGTATGAAGAATGCAGCTACTATGTTAATAGTGATTTAAATCCCTTCAAGCTTGAAGGCGCAGAATTCATTGATGTGTCCGGAGATAGTGATATAAATATTCTGAGTTTTGTGAGAAAGGCATACCTGCAAGGCTTCGGAGCTGAGCGCACAATAGAGGATACCAAGCTTCTTCTGTCACAGAAAGGCGAGCAGGAAGAGTTTATAATACTATCCATAGATAATAAACTGGTTGCTCAAGCCTGCATACAAACCTTTACGGACAGTACAAGCCAGGTAGGGGCTGTGTACACTCTTGAGGAAGAGAGAGGCAAAGGCTATGCCAAAGCAGTGGTTTCAGAGCTGTGCGCCAGGATAATACACAAAGAAAAGCTGCCGACACTTATAGTGAACAAATATAATACCCCGGCCTTAAATGCATATAAGACTCTTGGATTTTCGCAGCGCGGCGATTATTTGATAATAAGGCTGAACAGCTAA
- a CDS encoding rhomboid family intramembrane serine protease: protein MNWLDKLERRLGKFAIKDLMAYIVSITGIVYALSYFDNGRAVIGKLMLIPQLVLRGEVWRLITYIFIPPNTSIMWILFTLYFYYMVGNALEHEWGSFKFNIFYFTGMIGTTIAAFITGYGATALYLNLSLFLAFAKIYPDYEILLFFVIPVKVKYLAMLNWAFLAFTILAGDMATRIIAIVSILNYFLFFGREILAGNKNRRQVYSNRRRFQTELPRNFTIHRCTTCGKTEKDDPNMDFRYCPECEGDYEYCMDHVRNHEHVKGPMQ, encoded by the coding sequence TTGAACTGGCTCGATAAACTTGAGAGAAGACTAGGAAAGTTCGCAATCAAAGACCTTATGGCGTATATCGTAAGTATTACAGGCATTGTATACGCATTGTCCTACTTTGATAATGGCAGGGCTGTTATAGGCAAATTGATGCTCATACCTCAGCTGGTACTCAGGGGAGAGGTATGGAGGCTTATAACTTATATATTTATACCCCCAAATACATCCATAATGTGGATTTTATTCACATTATACTTCTACTACATGGTGGGAAACGCACTGGAGCATGAATGGGGAAGCTTCAAATTCAATATATTTTACTTTACTGGAATGATAGGCACTACTATTGCAGCATTTATTACGGGGTATGGGGCTACAGCACTGTATCTCAATTTGTCATTGTTCCTGGCTTTTGCTAAAATATATCCGGATTATGAAATACTATTGTTTTTTGTAATACCGGTAAAAGTAAAATATCTGGCAATGCTGAATTGGGCTTTCTTAGCCTTTACAATATTAGCTGGGGACATGGCTACCAGGATCATTGCTATAGTTTCAATACTAAACTATTTTCTGTTCTTTGGCAGGGAAATACTTGCTGGAAACAAGAACAGAAGACAGGTTTACAGCAATAGGAGAAGATTCCAAACAGAGCTTCCGAGAAACTTTACAATACATAGATGTACAACCTGCGGCAAAACCGAAAAGGATGACCCGAACATGGATTTTAGATATTGTCCGGAATGTGAGGGTGATTATGAATATTGCATGGATCATGTAAGGAATCATGAGCATGTGAAGGGGCCAATGCAATGA